The region ACTGAGTAAATGGACGTCGCAGTGGCTAACACCAATCGGAGGAAGGCCAGAAATGCAGGACACAACAGAGAATGATACAACAGCTGAATTCCTATCACTAATAACGCAGAGAAGATACTTTACATAAAAGTAATGAATAAAGCAACTGGTTCCACTTTTAAATAGGGGTAAAAGTCAGCCTTACATTTTTCCCATTAGTATTTTGCTAATTCTTATAAATTTTAGGTGTAATTATATCATTTATTGTGCTGGAAACAAAACACAGTCTTTGCACTGTCTATATTATTCATATAAATTACCTTCTGAGGCTGAGTAGGATCTATAGCTTCCCAAGGTTCTGGATTGCCGCTCTTGTTAATGCTTTaagagaagataaagaaaaacaGGTTCTATGTTTTAGGGCCTGATCTTGCACCCATTTTCCACATTTGAGCAGTCTACTGTCAATAGAGCTATTCACATAAGTAAGCACAAGTTTACAAATTTGGGCATTCTTGTTTTAAATTCTGCCTGGGAATCAGTCATGTTTCTTCACTGGCAGCTTCCAAAGCACCAAACACACCATTATTGTTTAAGTATAATGTATCGTCATAAGTGAAGGAAGCCAAAAGTCAAAACTGAGTAAAGATTCATTTAAGATGTAATGCGATTCTTAGCCTGATGACTAAATACCCATTCCAGCTTCCTTTAAGTAAATATGAAAACTCTGAAAAGCTTAATGAGTGTAGGTCTGAGCTCTAAGCTATTAGCTAAGCCATTAAAATACTAACTTAGGATAATTTCATATTATCAATCCTGTTCTATATATATAGATCAGCGCCATGATTGCAAAACATCTGAATGTCACCTACCTACTGgattatttaaaattctttgtgAGAACATTTAAAGTCCACCATATCTAAAGCCAAAAGTAAGTTATGACCTATTAAAAGTAAATTATGACCTATTAAAGCAGAAGTAAGGAAACAGGTTGGACTATGCTACAAATTAAGTCATTTCTTCAGTGTTCAGACTCTGCAGGAAGACTCTTAGTCTTCCCTACCACTGCAGAAcagccacttttttcttttttttaatttggtacaAAACAAGGTGGTCAAACACCAAAACGCCAAGCAATGTGCATTTTGCTTACATCACATCGGATTTGCTGAGCAGGGAATAGATGGAAAAAGAGGTAGCCCCAAGCGCTGCAAAAGACACTACTCCAACCAGGGGAATAagctgaaagacaaaacaaaaaaaggggaaaagggctGAAGGACCCGTCACCCCGGCCGGGGAGCAACGAGCGGCGGAGGCGCGAGGCGGCGGCCCCCACAGCGCTGCGCGCCGCTCCACACACGCGGCCGCGGGTCCCGCGCGACACCCGGCTCGGGCCGCGGCTcgctcccggcgccgcctccCTGGGGCGCTCGGCGAGGCGGCTCCCCCCGGGTGACGCGGGCAcctgcccggccgcggccggcgcAACCGACGCCTCTCACGAACTTACTTCTTTTTTCGCTCTCAGTATCTGGAAGAAGCTCATGTTCATCACGGCAGCGGCCGCGCACCTGGAACAAACGGTCCCCGGTTACCGGCTGCCCAGGGCAACGGGCACCCCCCGACCGCGGCGCTGGGCACCGCGCCCCCCTCCCTGGGGGGAGACACGAGCCCCCGTTACCTGGCGGAGCGGAGACGGGCTGGCAGCGCCGCGGCGGACGTGCTCCGCGCCTTATAAACGCCCAGCAACGCCtatgcgcggcggcggcgcccctgGTCACGTAGgtggggccgggcgcccgccgtCCGGCTCCCCTCAGCCCTCACCCGCGCCTCGCGGCGTGGCACAgcgcgccggcggcggcccctggcggccggcgcgggggaaCGCCCGCGGGCGGTCAGCGGCACCTGCTGGGCCCGCACCGGAGCGGCAGCGGGTCCTACGCGGCGGAGGAGCGGCGGGGAACGGCCGCGAAGGCGGCAGCCGGGGGTGAGGGGCTGTGTACGGGGCAGGGCGCAGGAGCGGCTGCCCGCCCGGGACCAGCAcgaagggggctgggggccgttTCATGCCAGTCTGGCTCGCTGCACTGCTGCCATTTCGTAGACAGCTTTTTTCACACTTTCACGGTTGTTGCCCTGTCATCATCCTTTTACCCCAGTGACGGCCAGTTGtcccccccttctctctgcaactccttccctctttcctcaCATCTTTGTCTTACTCGTCACCCTCTGGCCACACCACTTTCTAGCCTGCTGCCTAAAGAACAGCGTATCTGGGCAAACATGCAGGTAAGGCCATGGCCCACCTCATTTCAGAGCTCAGCAAGGATTGTAAAGTGATCAGTACAGGAGCACAATTTCCCTGTCCCCTCTGCTACCATGCTGTCTAGTTTTGCCCAGGCTCCTAGTGCTTCCCCTTACCCTTCTCTGGTAAAGGCTCGTACAAGGCCAGAGGCAGAGTGGAAGCAGGTGCTGCCAGCAAACTGCTCCTATAAATCtatttctccccttccccttggGAAGCAGCTAGAGGGAGGACAGGTGGCTTTGCTGCATGCTCCCTTGGCTTCACCATGCTCCCTCAGTAGCAAGGGGAAAGGGCAGGGCAGAAACCAGCTCTGTTGATCCTTACAGGGAGCAAGTACAGAGCCAGCCCTGATTCAGTTTGAAATGGGTCAGCTGTCAGCATGTTGCTGTCCTAAAAGCTTTCAGGGCTCATAATCCTAAAGCAACAATCTCAAACACTGGAGCAAAACCAAGAGTAACACTGAAGGTCTCCCCACACTGACCAGCACAGCTGCTAAGAAGCTATCTTTGTGTATTTTGTGGCACACAATCAATGGAAATACATGCACTGTCTATCCTGGTGCCAGCAACAGTAAAGCTGTAAGATAGTCCTTCTTTAGAAAGTGAGGATCAGAGCTACCTTTCCTAGGCTAGAACAGTTTACAACTGTATTTGTCCTGTGTTGTCATTAACTGTCATGGAACTTTGATTCCAGACTTGCTTAGTATTTACTTGTTTACTCAATTCGAATGTTTGTACAGTAAGTGGTAGTTTTTCTAGAATTATTTTCTGCCCCCAAATCCAtgcccccccccaaagccctACACCCGAAACAGAAAACTTCCAAACTTACAAGACATTAAGCACTCACAGCTGTTTCATTAGAAGTATATTTTGCAAtctgctttccagaaagaaaGCCTGTAGATACATACTATAAAAAGTTATATTAAATGTAGCACAGAAACTATGGAGGACTTTTTCCTCATATTccacattctgtttttttttaaattttaaatatttggtgTGCTTTGGAGGCTTCACAACatgttttcaaattaaatattctTATTCTTCCAGAGTTTGTACTGAGAACAAGGAAATCTACAGAACCACTTTGCTGTTCCACAATGCTCTAAGCCCCTCCAATACCAGTTTCATCAGATATAAAGACTGATATTTGCAGTATCACTTTCCTGCCTTTTTAGTACTGTACTTACAATAAAATTTTGCTTGTGATCTCAATACTGAAGAATAAAGTAAAATCTCATTTGCTTTGGCTTGGTTtgtgatatatttaaaaatacttatacTGTGTCACTTTTTTGATTCAAGAGGTGAATGTTTGATTAtaaaatttttcataaaaatccAAGTCTTTGATGTTTAAGGATGGTTTTACAGTCCTCAATGATTTTACAAAGTGCTCATGTTTAACAGTAGTTGCTTCAAGTCCATTCTCTTGCAACGCCAACAAAGCAGccttaaaggggggaaaaaaaaaaaaaagaaacaacttgaGTGCTTATAATATTTTGTACAGCTTAAAGTGttacaagtattttaaaatatttttaatgaaaccaAGTTTTAGGTAAAGTATCTTAAAACAACACTGTAAGATTTATGGTTAgatatgaatatatacatatctaATAAGATGAGTATGCCTTTTTTATTCACTTACTTGACTGGATTAGACAAAGTATCCTTGATCCACATTTGTGGATTTTCTTCCTAGTCTCCTTTCTTAAATACTTATCTCAGATGCTTAcaaatttctctctccctcaattttttttctttctagcctCGATAGTACATACTAATTTCAACTAAAAATGCTGTAATTGCTTGCAGTACACAGAATACAGTTTATCTAGATTTAAACTTGGATTAGAAAGAGTTATGTAAAAATAAAGGGCAGTACAGTTCCTTAACTTCTCCCACCAGTAAGTTATTGAAGACAGCCCTCATACCTCcttggcttttttatttaaagaattaaCCCATGTTCAGTTTTTCTCTTGTattaatttttatgttttcactacaacttgtggaaaaaaaaatgtgtactaCAGATGACTTGATAGCACCTATGAGATAAGCTGTAAAGGAAACCTTTCAAAAGTTATTTCATAGAATATTCCTTACCTCCTTGCACAGATTTTCAATATCAGCTCCAGAGAAGAAGTCTGTTTGGAGTGCTAAGTCTTGTAATGACACATCAGTATCTAGTGGAATTTTTTTTGTGcagattttcaaaacagaaagccTTCCCTATGAGTAGGTGCATGTTatacaagaaaataagaaataaaccaATAATTACTCTCACTCCAAAGCACTACAAAACTTCAAGttagaacaaaggaaaaatgaatgagAACACCAAAATCAGAACTCTTTTGGTAGAAAGGTGAATAAAATGCTATTGATGGAGATAATACTTTTTCTGATGGTTATCTAATATGTTAGAAGTCTCTTGTTCACAAGAACTCAGTAGTTTATGAAACCACAGTATTTTAGATTGAATTTTTCCATATTTGGTCTGCTTTGGGTCAACTTGCTTTTGGAAAGCTCAGTACAAGCACACCACCCTTGGGAATAAGGGCTTGTAAGAAATTTGAAATAAGGACAGCCAGCTTGCTCTGGTACTTCCTAAACTGTAGCTTGACTTTGCAAGTACAGTTATTTAAACAGATTTTACTATTATATATAACAGTATAATTACATACATCAGTTAAAGTGTTATAGATATTTAagttacttttcttaaaaatctttataTACTTTAAGTTTGGTGACTAATCTTCAGTGAATCATCCATCAATTGTTAAATATAGGATTATGCCCCCTTTGCACTTAAAGTATGCCAGCAATTTGTATCTCTTCATTTAAAGCCATGTATGATTTATAATACATCACCTTCAGGTCTGGAGGTGGAATATAGATCATCTTGTCTAGCCTTCCAGGACGCAACAAAGCATCATCCAACATATCTGGTCTATTTGTTGCAGCAACTATCATGAAGTCACTGTTCAAAGTTTCTTGAAACTCTAGCTGAGTAAAGAGATTATATAAACAAAGTAGTGAAATATTGCTAAAAGATAGATATCTATCTTAAGACATTAGTTAACcatgggaagaaaggaaaaaaaaaaaagcatttccataTGTAGTTATATTCCTTTTAATACTaatactttattttgctttgggaAATAAAATGCCTTGGTACAGGCCAGACCATAAAGACAAAATATAGTTAATATCCATcttgataataataataaatacagacTTTTCTTTAGCTATAGTCTAACAGAAGATCAGTATCCTACAGTTCTACAactgctccattttttttttttttacaagagtATCATTTTATGAAGACAGAAATTTAAATATACAAAAGCTAAGTACTAAATGTTGCAAACAATTTGCTGAGAAGTCCAACTGCAACTTCTTGTATAAATAAGTAGTAACTGATCATAACTGTGCTGGTTTCATATGAAGTATGTATGAGAAAGTGTTGAAACTGAAGTAGGGAATACACTTATAAAAAGTAAGCTCGGGAAGGAACCTGCATAATAGTAAAAAATGGTACAATTGGTCCAAAAATATTCCATTAATTTCAAGTAAGAGGATTTTTGTGACAGATGAACAACTACTAGCAATGCTCATTAGGCTATCCAGCCATTTTGTTCAAACAACTTCCCTCCTTCGTTCCCCTCAAAAGAGTTTCATTGAGAAACCGTACACATGAAAGTGGTTAGCAGCCTAGATATGGCATGTTATAAAAACtagaaataaaaagatttaagATGCTGTTCTAATCTGTCAAGTGTGACaattttaagtttaaaaactGTGAATGACAACAACTAAAATTTCTGCAACACCACAGCAGTTCTTGTTCTTTACATATATGAAGGAACATAAATACCTTCCTCTCCTCATCACTTTGTTCCTGACATTCACCCTCAAGCTGTAGtttgtttcctcttctttctgtgaCTTTCAGTCCAATGCCATCCAACTCAttgagaagaacagaaagaactCGCTCTGAGACACCATGGCCAGTTTTACAGTGTGACCGAGATCCCAAGATTGATTCTATCTCATCCAGGAATATTATTGCCGGAGTATTCGCTCTTGCTTGTCGAAAAACCTTTTTTGGATTCATGAAGTAAAATGTTAATGCATATTCTATTCTGTATAGTGAAAGCAGCTTATACACTGTATTTTAACTTAATTACTTAAAAGATACATTCATAGTATTTACAAAGAATCATAAGAACCAAATCAGACTTAACATTTACTACAGGCAAACTATGCTTAACTAAGTTCTTAAgtcaactgaaaacaaaaggttAGAAAGACTTGAAGTTTAAAACTGGTATCACTTCAGAGCTAGATTCTCAGTTTATATAAATGTGAATCCATAACTTATTTCTGTTTAATAATCAGATGAGTTTTACCTATAATGTTTTTGACCATAAACTTTAGACCTGACTACTAGTTTATAAATATCAGTCAGAAACCAACTATAGACttcaaacaatttaaaaactGTACCTGAGACAGAATCTTCTCTGAATCCCCAACATAAGGTGAGAAAAGGTCAGCACCACTTACAGAGAGAAAGGAACAGTGACAACTTGTAGCTACAGCCTTCACCAGTGTGGTTTTGGCACACCCTGATGGCCCATAGAGAAGAATACCCTTTGGGTGAGACAGGCCCATCCTAGCAAAAGCCTGAGGAAACTTCATAGGCCACTCAATACTCTGtcaatacagaaaagaaagaatgaaacatTCTCAGTAACAGAACTAGAGTTAAAATGCAATCAATAGAACAGCTGAGCACAGTATTTTCTCTCCTTGATGCAAAGATTAATTTGAAATCAACACAGACATACTAATTTAGTTTTCCTTGGGGGTATGCGTcggtgtaaatatatatatatatatatatataaaa is a window of Dromaius novaehollandiae isolate bDroNov1 chromosome 10, bDroNov1.hap1, whole genome shotgun sequence DNA encoding:
- the C10H15orf48 gene encoding normal mucosa of esophagus-specific gene 1 protein produces the protein MNMSFFQILRAKKELIPLVGVVSFAALGATSFSIYSLLSKSDVIINKSGNPEPWEAIDPTQPQKLLTINQKWKPIEELEKVKKLTK